The region TGTCAGGTATATCAACCTTAAGTGGTCGAAGTATGAATGGTAACCCATCGCGCTTAGTAATTGGCAATAATGTGGATATTAGCTGGCAGAATAATATCGCCGTTGGAGGCAATATTATTATTGAAGATAACGTAAGGTTATCTGGACGTGTTTTTCTAGCTGGTTACCCTGGTCATCCGATTGATCCTCAAGAACGTGCTGCTGGGTTAGCAGATCATGAATCACAAGTCGGTGACATTATACTCAAACGCGATGTGTGGCTGGCCACGGGCGTGAGTGTTATGGCTGGTGTGACTATCGGTGAAGGCACAATCGTTGCCGCTGGTAGTATCGTAACTAATGATTTACCTGCGGGTGTACTTGCTGGCGGTATTCCAGCTAAGGTAATAAAATCATTATGATAAATTGGCAATGGATTGTATTTGGTGAAGATTGGGGGCGTCACCCAAGTAGCACACAACACTTGATGAAGTGTATGGCAACGCAACATCAAGTCTACTGGGTTAACTCAATTGGACTTAGACGCCCAAGGTTGCATGATGGTAAACGTATTCTTGAGAAGTTGAAACAGCTAAATAATGCCAAAGGTAATGATTTTAATCAGCACGATACTCAGTTGCTGACGGACGCCCAACCTTTGGGTATTCTTGCTCCAGTCGCAATTCCTTGGCCTGGCAGTCATATTGCATATGTGATTAATCGCTTGTTACTGACCTATCAAACGCGCGCATTACTTGCTAAGCATAAGCATAAGACTAAAGACGAAGAGATCGGAACCAAAGCACCAAGAATATTATGGTTATCATTGCCGACGGGTCGCTGCGTTATTAGTTCATTAGAAGAAGATTTGGTAGTCTATTATGCCGGAGATGATTTTAGTGCATTAAATGGTGTTGATCATAAGCAAGTGAGTGTTGAAGAAATGGCTCTCGTTAAACATGCTGACGTTATCTTTGCGGCAAGTGAAATAATTGCGAGTCAATTCCCACAAGAGAAAACCTATTTACTCCCCCATGGTGTCGATTTAAAGCACTTCTCCAGCAATTTTGAACGTCCTAGTAATTACCCTGATGCAGATTTGGTCGTTGGTTATTATGGCAGTATCACCAGTTGGCTCGATTTTGAGTTAATCACGTTTCTTGCGCAATCTAGACCTGATGTAACGTTTTTATTTATCGGTAAAATTGAGATTGCGGATTGTGTAATTTTTGAATATAACAACATTATTCATTTGTCTGATATGCCCCACGAGCAGTTGATTCAATACGCAGCTAACTGGCAAGTATCACTTATTCCATTTGTTGATAATGAGCAAATACGTGCATGTAATCCATTAAAATTGAGAGAGTACCTCGCCATCGGACATCCTATTTTAAGTACCCGTTATCCTGCCGTTACAGCGTTTACAAATTGCATCTATGTTGCTGATGATAAATATCAGATGTTAGCCCAATTAAATCTAACGCTGGTATTGCCAAGTCAGGCGTTAGAGCAACTAAAGAGTCGCTCTCGAAAAATGGTTAAAACTGCAACTTGGCAAGCTCGTTGTGAGCTTGTTACCACGCTACTGGCCGCACGATTAGCCGAAAAATTGACAATTAAAAGCAACATGTAGCATCAATAATAAGTGCGTAGGGAGAATGTTATGAACGGACTTAAGCATTATAAACGTATCCGAGTACAACTGTTGTTAATGCCGTTTTTGTTGTTGTACGGGTGTGCAACTGCTCCCGCTGATATGTCGCTACAAATGGCTGGGATGACAGCAATTACACCAATCGACTCGGCGGATAAACCAGTCGTGGAACCTAGAAAATTAAACTTTGCATTTGAATACAAGCAAGTGGCACTGACCAAAGGTCAACGTAACCGTTTGCTTTATCTGTATGACTGGCGGCATGGCGCGATCATTAGCTATGGTAAAGCCAAAGCAGATAATGATTACACCGCATTATCTATTGGTCATCAACGTGTGCAATCCATAGTGCAAGCGTTGACTAAAAACCAACAAGTGATTCAGGTTAACTTTGATCCATTGTTAGACCTTGACTCAGTGTTGATTGAAGAGAAGTTACCTGAAAATAGAGCGTTAACGACAAAAAAAGCAATCGATGTACTTGAAAGTGCTAGGTTGTAAATATGGGTACCATTATTTGGGGCAATATTTATAGGTTTATCGAAATAATATGGCGCCGACGTTATTACCTCGGGATCTCTGTTCTATTGGGTATTTCTATTGCGTTAATTGTTAGCATTGTGACACCGAAACGATATGCCTCACATACCTCTATTTTGGTTCAGGAAAGTTCACTGCTTAATCCATTTTTAGAAGATTTATCAGTGTCTTTTAATCTTGAAGACCGCATGGTCGCGTTACGAGTATTGGTGCATAGCCGGCATATTCTATTTACCGTCGCAGAACAAAATGCACTCATAGATAAAAACAGTGATTATCGCGCAAGGGATTTGATTGTTGAAAAACTGTCAGCTGCGATTACATTAACCTTATCTGGTACGGACTTGGTTATTATAACGTTGAATTGGGATGATCCAAGTCAAATGAAGTCAGTTCTAAATTCTGTTAGTCAATTGTTCATTGATAGTTTAATGGCACCAAGTCGGGCTTCAATCATTTCATCTGAGCAGTTTCTCCTTGCTCAACTAGCGTTAAGACGTGATAAATTAGTGCTCTCAGAAGAAAAAATGGCCGCCTTCCGTCGTCAACATATTGGTGTTTTACCTGAGTTATTTATTCAGAACAACCAGACATTATTTTCTATTTATAGTGATATTAGAAACAAAGATATTGAACTTTCAGGCGCCTACGGCCAGTTAAATAGTTTGAAAAAAAAATTAGCGCAAACTAATCCCGTTATCGGTATTGTCGAAGAGCAAATAGTATCAATAGAAGCAAAGCTGTCATTATTAAAAGCCAGTTATACCCGCAGCCACTCTAAAGTGCAATCCGCAGAATTACAGCTAAATAATCTAAAAAACGAACAAAGTAGATTACTGAGTAAGAATGTTGAATTAACTGAGGCACAGTTAAACCAATTATGGAATCTGGCTTCTGTTGCTGATAATGGTGATGGTGAGGGCAAAACCCCATCGCTACTATTGTCCCAGTTAGAAAATCTGCAAGCAGCACAATCACACGTTATTCAATTGGAAAATGAAATTGCAATGTTACAGCAGCAATCTAAGCGTTTAACCTCGAACGTTGCCATGGAGGCTGATGTTGCTAAAGAACTTAGTGCGCTAGAGCGTGATTTGAGCGTGAATACTAAGTTGTATCACGATCTGCTAAACCGCCATGAAATGGCTAAAGTGACGGGTGAGTTAGGTCGACATGAAGAACCTGAAAAAATCAAAGTTATCGATAGGCCTTTCACACCTGGTTATCCCACCAATCCATCTTTATTGGTATATATCCTTGTTGGCCTGTTTGCTGGTATTGGCTGTGGTATCGGTTTGACGGTGGCGGCTGAATTATTAGACGATACCCTGTGGCACATCAGTAAAGTCAGTGTGTTTGGAGATATGAATATTCTGGCTCGATTACCTTCCATTGATTATGAAAAGGACAGCTAAAATGAAGATCATGGTTGAAATAATTCAGCATCTAAAACCGGGTGGTATCGAGAAATTAGTACTTGATATTATGCGCTTGCAAGTAGTCGATATCGAAGTGTACATCGTTGCTTTAGAAGGCGAGAAATCAGTTTGTTTGACACAATGGCCAGTGCTAAAATCTTATCAAGAACGGTTGATTTTTTTGGATAAACA is a window of Moritella sp. Urea-trap-13 DNA encoding:
- a CDS encoding acyltransferase; translated protein: MDMLGSLKLWLKHDDSKLAKTCHRYIRGVMHFSIPVIPVLHPFMLRVHLFISLFFANVLRITYWTPLFKSRLLTKSSQLYLYSGMPLVLGHLTIELGDNCRVSGISTLSGRSMNGNPSRLVIGNNVDISWQNNIAVGGNIIIEDNVRLSGRVFLAGYPGHPIDPQERAAGLADHESQVGDIILKRDVWLATGVSVMAGVTIGEGTIVAAGSIVTNDLPAGVLAGGIPAKVIKSL
- a CDS encoding glycosyltransferase yields the protein MINWQWIVFGEDWGRHPSSTQHLMKCMATQHQVYWVNSIGLRRPRLHDGKRILEKLKQLNNAKGNDFNQHDTQLLTDAQPLGILAPVAIPWPGSHIAYVINRLLLTYQTRALLAKHKHKTKDEEIGTKAPRILWLSLPTGRCVISSLEEDLVVYYAGDDFSALNGVDHKQVSVEEMALVKHADVIFAASEIIASQFPQEKTYLLPHGVDLKHFSSNFERPSNYPDADLVVGYYGSITSWLDFELITFLAQSRPDVTFLFIGKIEIADCVIFEYNNIIHLSDMPHEQLIQYAANWQVSLIPFVDNEQIRACNPLKLREYLAIGHPILSTRYPAVTAFTNCIYVADDKYQMLAQLNLTLVLPSQALEQLKSRSRKMVKTATWQARCELVTTLLAARLAEKLTIKSNM
- a CDS encoding GNVR domain-containing protein gives rise to the protein MGTIIWGNIYRFIEIIWRRRYYLGISVLLGISIALIVSIVTPKRYASHTSILVQESSLLNPFLEDLSVSFNLEDRMVALRVLVHSRHILFTVAEQNALIDKNSDYRARDLIVEKLSAAITLTLSGTDLVIITLNWDDPSQMKSVLNSVSQLFIDSLMAPSRASIISSEQFLLAQLALRRDKLVLSEEKMAAFRRQHIGVLPELFIQNNQTLFSIYSDIRNKDIELSGAYGQLNSLKKKLAQTNPVIGIVEEQIVSIEAKLSLLKASYTRSHSKVQSAELQLNNLKNEQSRLLSKNVELTEAQLNQLWNLASVADNGDGEGKTPSLLLSQLENLQAAQSHVIQLENEIAMLQQQSKRLTSNVAMEADVAKELSALERDLSVNTKLYHDLLNRHEMAKVTGELGRHEEPEKIKVIDRPFTPGYPTNPSLLVYILVGLFAGIGCGIGLTVAAELLDDTLWHISKVSVFGDMNILARLPSIDYEKDS